AGTTGGAACTAAAAACCAaagtgaaatttaaaatcatggaATCACCTTTTaactttattcttcaaaaaaactaaaacatatAACTAAAATAAAGGTCAAAACacctcaaaaatttcaacatacgATAAATGAACAAAATATCAGGATAAGGTTTTACAACTACTATTACCACCCCCACTACTATCACCGGTCCTCGCTATCATAACCATATACACCACAATTACTTCCACCACTATTGCCCTCTCCCCACCTGGATATTGCATCCACCCATATCCTAGCACCACGGCTACCATTTAAGACTTATATTACAAAACATTACTGGCAAACACAAACATAATATTTATTATACAAATGGAGggaaattctttcttttttttcaagtgtctcTCCAATTGTATAATATCATGTAACATATATGTCTATGTTTCAGACACATTGAAAAACTCACATTTGCACTTCTTCACCCGGTAAATGACTCGTGTCCAAATCTCGTTAACTTTCACTAGTTAATTATCACCAGAACACGAAAATAACGCCAGCATTGAGAACAAATGTCACTTTCATAAATATCTTTGAAACTGATGCCCAGGTTGAGAAAAAACCTCAACTCATCCTCTACCTTGAGCAGCTTACAACAATCAAGAATAATCCTAAAATAAAACTCCCTTTCTTTCTCTGAAGCAAAATCTCTCAAAGCTCGTcaccaaaaaaaatcaatatattaattatacataaaatcaataattaattatacATATAGGTATTTATAATTATCAAGCTGGTTATATTAATGTTAGTTAAAATTGTAATGTATTTCATGAGTATCAATATACAAGATACCAAGTAtataagagagaagagagaggaaggaGAGTTGGCTGCAAGCAACCAAAGGAAACCCTAGTGACTGGGTAAACCAAAGGGAACCCTAGTGACCGGGTAAACCTAGGCCTAATCTAATCCTTAAATCAAGGAATTACACCAAACACTAGGTTAGGCCACTAATCAGTCAACTCCCTTAAATCAAGGGAAGATGGATGTTTTACAAGTTTAAGATATAATGATGACCTTGATAGCTAACCATAGGGACCAAGAGTCTTTAAGGTTATACTTATACTTCAACTCTCCCTCCCAAGTTGGATTGAGGAGGTTAATTGAGCCAAGCTTGCCCAAAAACCGATGAAATTGAACGGATGACATTGCCTTGGTAAAGAGATCTACTAGTTGATCGTGGCTTTTAGTGAATATGGTCTGGATAAGTTGAGTTTGGACTTGAGCACGAATGAAATGGCAATCCACTtcaatatgttttgttttttcatggAACACAGGGTTGGCAGCAATGTGCATGGCTGCCTGATTATCGCACATAAGGGACATATAAGTAGTACTAAGGAACCCTAAGTCTGAAAGGAGCCCTTTAAGACAAATTAGTTCACAGGCAATGGCTGTCATGGCTCTATATTCTGCCTCTGCGCTGGATCGAGCAATGACCTGTTGCTTCTTGCTCTTCCATGTAACAAGATTCCACCAACAAATGTACAATAGCATGTGGTAGATTTCCTATCAATTGTATTTCCTGCCCAGTCTGCTTTTGTGTAACCACTAATGGTAGTAGAATGATTGTTGTGCATGATAATTCCTTGCCATATGGAACCCTTGAGGTAGTGCAATATTCTCTTGACAATGCTAAGGTGATCCACAGTGAGagagtgcataaattgactaGCCAAGCTCACTGCATATGTGATATCTTGACGCGTGATGGTGAGGTATATTAGCTTCCCCACCAAGCGTTGATAATAGCTCACATCATGCATGGCTTCTCCATCGATGTTGAGCTTCAATTTACAATCAATGGGGGTGATAGCAGGTTTGCAGTCTAGCATTTTGGCTTCCTAAAGTAGGTCTAATACATATATTTTGTTGATGTAGAAACAGTCCCTTTGAAGATGTTGCCATTTCGATGCCCAAAAAATA
This Pyrus communis chromosome 6, drPyrComm1.1, whole genome shotgun sequence DNA region includes the following protein-coding sequences:
- the LOC137736075 gene encoding uncharacterized mitochondrial protein AtMg00810-like, which encodes MLDCKPAITPIDCKLKLNIDGEAMHDVSYYQRLVGKLIYLTITRQDITYAVSLASQFMHSLTVDHLSIVKRILHYLKGSIWQGIIMHNNHSTTISGYTKADWAGNTIDRKSTTCYCTFVGGILLHGRARSNRSLLDPAQRQNIEP